From a single Halodesulfovibrio marinisediminis DSM 17456 genomic region:
- a CDS encoding response regulator produces the protein MFIKIYRIVVGCVVALCVLFSVVPCVQAQPDEVYSKAIQSGSALATELSNLGAVFLYNLDAAQLEGTFSVIINKNPQIKAIRIVDSITGDPFFTYYRSRRQHVYNEKIPLIAEQYPKYTASIVYHGSMIGRLELFYQDPRMRVGGDKEVWFTEGEQRWLEKHPVLRVGIEPWPPFNYFVPGGVPRGIVVDLLAKMSERIPVRFEFVGGTFSELLDKFKQGEVDLLPNVYYHPSRESFGNYTTSFMNVRDFLFVRQDEFSIRKLADLRGKRVAVIKGYLMEEQLPRRYPGIEVVPMPTLVDSIAALLNREVDALLDAHMAVLYAQKENGLTGIKAISQNDFPSQPLHFITSKKDPYLHSIIEKTLNSISDTEKDELIKHYVLAQNSGPMRKPAEKSLGKTAAVLSILFVAFLCSLFFIVRALNKNSKDENGLAFGSWSFARLLFTAIALFVVFCSTTSWFILKESKMDVLQKEESSLEVRLEATQSRLLRMIDAHSRLLQYIARRRSFFTLVDQITSLSQSKDSFEYQRIRLELEELWSHYTILSGEQSRVLLSEAGEIIVGDSGAKDFGLASRHPRLFKKAFSGQTVFVPPCNYLDPITGVNERSMFLLMPVMDFSRKPVAVLAARLDVDENFYSSIRDGSSEQHGEILAVNEEGKVLHEKCSPVTGVDKLYLNTYLSAFAGADVPFVVNPYGGVKVSGMRLVQYRNYKGQQVYGLARWIPGLNIGLVTEVRVSEVLEQYTRFKHSVIAMILLMLSFTIPSILFTLSLGRKANKSLLQSKEVLKRKVLERTQDLEELEKQWRLILTSVGQGLLGLNSDGEVIFANDAALSQLGYTDDEIIGKNILSDISVKKEDNHVSLLRSSIYDALQSGQTSTNPNEFFQAKSGHVFPVEYTCRSIINEEEIQGCVIVFTDITQRKRMEQDLKSARIAAEEASNAKSEFLANMSHEIRTPMNAILGMSHLVLQSKLDRRQRNFIQKVHRAAYSLLGIINDILDFSKIEAGQMRIEGVPFYLDDVMQDVAGVVGLKAEEKGLELLFKVCPDVPSKLIGDPLRLTQILINLGNNAVKFTNEGEVVVTVDVEAVDDKNIALLFSVQDTGIGMKDEQIFKLFKSFSQADTSTTRKYGGTGLGLVISRRLVQLMGGEIWVDSVYGEGTTFSFNASLQIDSDCKEQSPVVLSNGARVLVVDDCKTARDILSSMLTEFGYVVDVVTCGMYAVKMVKESVKAEQYEMIFLDWRMPDLNGITTATLIKEQYGSEKCPHLIMVTAFGREAAADAAEQGIIDACVTKPLTKNSLLQVVSFVTGASDKTEKRNSGRQNAVDVALQQLAGATILLVEDNEVNQELAVELLEANGMNVSVATNGLEALDILEEKSFDGVLMDCQMPIMDGYEATRKLREDPRFADLPILAMTANAMVGDREKVLEVGMNDHIAKPLELVDMFSKMARWITPKLTAQLRTRSVDKNEDLPSIAGVDFEKGLSVCQQNKDLLRRLLVRFAETQADFSVTLNDALQKGDIETASRQAHTLKGVAGNIGATKIQELASELEASIVADNAHAMQRQLTNALDGALAVTVNDIRNKLVLVPVVSTGRFSKDIIEDELLQLRSLLTDDDTEAVDLIEEIQRHMGGAPELQELVRNMNEMVHDYDFESALVLLKELEIGVEKLSA, from the coding sequence GTGTTTATTAAAATATACCGGATAGTAGTCGGCTGTGTAGTTGCGTTGTGTGTACTGTTTTCAGTAGTTCCGTGTGTCCAAGCTCAGCCGGACGAAGTGTATTCCAAAGCAATACAGAGCGGGTCAGCGCTCGCAACTGAGTTATCAAATTTAGGTGCAGTTTTTTTATATAACCTTGATGCCGCGCAACTTGAAGGCACCTTTTCAGTTATTATCAATAAGAATCCGCAGATCAAAGCAATCCGGATTGTGGACAGCATTACGGGCGACCCTTTTTTTACATATTACCGGTCTCGTCGTCAGCATGTCTATAATGAGAAAATCCCTCTCATTGCAGAGCAGTACCCGAAATATACAGCATCTATTGTTTATCATGGCAGTATGATAGGCAGGCTTGAGCTTTTTTATCAGGACCCTAGGATGAGGGTTGGGGGTGATAAAGAAGTTTGGTTTACGGAGGGGGAGCAGCGCTGGCTTGAGAAACATCCTGTCTTACGCGTTGGTATCGAACCTTGGCCGCCTTTTAACTACTTCGTTCCGGGTGGAGTTCCTCGAGGGATTGTCGTTGACCTCCTAGCGAAAATGTCTGAGCGCATTCCTGTACGTTTTGAATTTGTCGGGGGGACCTTTTCAGAGTTACTGGATAAATTTAAGCAGGGTGAAGTCGACCTGCTTCCAAACGTATATTATCACCCTTCTCGTGAGAGTTTTGGTAATTATACAACGTCGTTCATGAATGTGCGGGATTTTTTGTTTGTCCGGCAGGATGAGTTTTCAATACGGAAATTGGCAGACCTGCGCGGTAAGCGGGTTGCTGTCATTAAGGGATATTTGATGGAAGAGCAGCTTCCACGGCGATATCCCGGTATTGAAGTGGTGCCGATGCCGACATTGGTGGATTCCATTGCTGCACTGTTAAATCGTGAAGTTGATGCTCTTCTTGACGCACATATGGCAGTTCTTTACGCCCAAAAAGAGAACGGACTTACCGGTATAAAAGCTATTTCTCAGAATGATTTTCCGTCCCAGCCTCTTCATTTCATCACGTCAAAAAAAGATCCTTACTTACATTCAATTATTGAAAAGACCCTTAATTCAATAAGTGATACTGAAAAAGATGAATTGATAAAACATTATGTCCTCGCGCAAAATTCAGGGCCCATGCGGAAGCCCGCCGAGAAAAGTCTGGGAAAAACCGCTGCTGTTTTATCTATCCTCTTTGTGGCGTTTCTTTGTTCTTTGTTTTTCATTGTTCGAGCGTTGAATAAGAATTCAAAAGATGAGAATGGGCTGGCCTTTGGGTCATGGAGTTTTGCCCGCCTGTTGTTCACTGCGATTGCTTTGTTTGTTGTGTTTTGCTCAACTACTTCATGGTTTATTTTGAAAGAGAGCAAGATGGACGTTCTTCAAAAGGAAGAGTCTTCTCTTGAAGTCCGGCTTGAGGCAACTCAGTCCCGTCTATTACGTATGATTGATGCACACTCCCGTCTTCTTCAATATATTGCTAGAAGACGTTCGTTTTTTACACTTGTTGACCAAATTACGTCTCTTTCACAGAGTAAAGATTCTTTCGAATATCAACGTATTAGGTTGGAGCTTGAAGAGTTATGGAGTCATTACACAATTCTTTCTGGAGAACAGTCTCGTGTATTGTTGTCTGAAGCAGGAGAAATAATTGTTGGCGATAGCGGTGCTAAAGATTTTGGTCTTGCTAGCCGGCATCCAAGGTTATTCAAAAAGGCGTTTTCTGGGCAGACTGTTTTTGTACCTCCATGTAATTATCTTGACCCGATAACGGGTGTTAATGAACGAAGCATGTTCCTACTTATGCCTGTTATGGATTTCTCCCGCAAACCTGTTGCAGTGCTTGCTGCACGGCTCGATGTCGATGAGAATTTTTATTCTTCCATCAGAGATGGCAGCTCCGAGCAGCATGGTGAAATTCTTGCTGTTAACGAAGAGGGAAAAGTTCTTCATGAGAAGTGTAGTCCTGTTACTGGTGTAGATAAGTTATATTTAAATACATACTTAAGTGCTTTTGCAGGAGCCGATGTACCATTTGTTGTGAATCCGTATGGTGGGGTTAAAGTTAGTGGGATGCGTCTTGTTCAGTATCGGAATTATAAGGGCCAACAGGTCTACGGACTTGCACGCTGGATACCAGGATTAAATATAGGACTGGTTACAGAAGTACGAGTGTCTGAGGTTTTGGAGCAATATACACGCTTTAAACACAGTGTTATTGCCATGATCCTGCTTATGCTTTCGTTTACTATCCCTTCGATTTTATTCACGTTAAGTCTTGGTAGAAAGGCGAATAAAAGTCTTTTGCAGTCGAAGGAAGTGTTGAAGCGTAAAGTTCTTGAACGCACTCAGGACCTTGAAGAACTTGAAAAACAATGGCGTCTTATTCTTACTTCGGTAGGACAGGGGCTTCTTGGACTGAACAGTGACGGAGAAGTAATTTTTGCAAACGATGCAGCATTGTCGCAGCTCGGTTATACAGACGATGAAATTATTGGGAAAAATATTCTCAGTGATATCTCGGTAAAGAAAGAGGATAACCACGTTTCTTTACTTCGTTCTTCTATTTATGATGCCTTGCAGTCAGGGCAGACCAGCACCAACCCAAATGAGTTTTTTCAGGCCAAATCGGGCCATGTTTTCCCAGTTGAGTATACATGCCGTTCTATCATTAACGAGGAAGAGATTCAGGGCTGTGTGATTGTATTTACAGACATTACGCAGCGAAAACGAATGGAGCAGGACCTTAAGTCGGCAAGGATAGCAGCAGAGGAAGCTTCCAATGCAAAAAGTGAATTTTTGGCGAATATGAGTCATGAAATTCGAACTCCTATGAACGCTATTCTTGGTATGTCTCATCTTGTGTTGCAGTCCAAATTAGACAGACGCCAGCGTAACTTTATCCAAAAAGTACACAGAGCGGCATATTCGCTGCTTGGCATCATTAACGATATACTCGATTTCTCTAAGATTGAAGCAGGACAAATGCGGATTGAAGGAGTGCCATTTTATCTTGATGATGTCATGCAGGATGTTGCAGGTGTCGTAGGGTTGAAAGCGGAAGAAAAAGGACTGGAGCTGCTCTTTAAGGTTTGTCCTGATGTTCCTTCAAAGTTGATAGGCGACCCGTTACGGCTGACGCAGATTTTGATCAATCTTGGTAACAATGCCGTTAAATTTACGAATGAAGGGGAAGTTGTTGTTACAGTTGATGTTGAAGCTGTAGATGACAAAAATATCGCCCTTCTGTTTTCTGTTCAGGATACTGGCATTGGTATGAAGGATGAGCAGATTTTCAAGTTGTTCAAATCCTTTTCGCAAGCAGACACCTCCACAACCCGTAAGTATGGTGGTACAGGTTTAGGCCTTGTTATTTCACGTCGACTTGTTCAGTTGATGGGCGGAGAAATCTGGGTGGACAGTGTCTATGGAGAAGGAACAACATTCTCCTTTAATGCCAGCTTGCAGATAGATTCGGACTGTAAGGAACAGTCGCCTGTTGTGTTATCCAATGGTGCACGTGTGTTGGTGGTAGATGACTGTAAAACAGCACGTGATATCCTAAGCTCAATGTTAACTGAATTCGGTTATGTTGTAGATGTAGTAACATGTGGCATGTATGCAGTAAAAATGGTTAAGGAGTCCGTTAAGGCGGAACAGTATGAGATGATTTTTCTCGACTGGCGCATGCCGGACTTGAATGGAATCACGACTGCCACGTTGATTAAAGAACAGTATGGTTCTGAAAAATGTCCACATTTAATCATGGTTACTGCTTTTGGGCGTGAGGCGGCAGCCGATGCTGCTGAACAGGGTATTATTGATGCCTGCGTTACAAAGCCGCTTACAAAAAATTCTTTATTGCAGGTTGTGTCGTTTGTAACTGGCGCGTCCGATAAGACAGAAAAACGGAACTCTGGACGTCAGAATGCCGTGGACGTTGCTTTGCAGCAGCTTGCCGGAGCAACTATTTTATTGGTCGAAGATAATGAGGTGAATCAGGAGCTTGCAGTTGAACTGCTGGAAGCCAACGGTATGAATGTTTCTGTAGCAACGAACGGACTGGAAGCATTGGATATTCTCGAAGAAAAAAGCTTCGACGGTGTGTTGATGGATTGTCAGATGCCGATCATGGACGGCTATGAAGCAACACGTAAGCTGCGTGAAGATCCTCGTTTTGCTGATTTACCGATTCTTGCAATGACTGCGAATGCCATGGTTGGAGACAGGGAGAAAGTTCTTGAGGTTGGTATGAATGACCACATCGCAAAGCCGCTTGAACTCGTAGATATGTTCTCTAAAATGGCACGTTGGATTACCCCGAAACTGACCGCGCAACTGCGGACAAGATCAGTAGATAAGAATGAAGATTTACCAAGTATTGCTGGCGTAGATTTTGAAAAAGGTCTGTCAGTTTGTCAGCAGAATAAAGATTTGTTGCGGCGGTTGCTTGTGCGGTTTGCCGAAACGCAAGCGGACTTTTCTGTCACGCTGAATGACGCGTTACAAAAAGGGGATATTGAGACTGCAAGTAGACAAGCCCATACGCTAAAGGGAGTTGCGGGTAATATTGGAGCCACAAAAATTCAGGAACTTGCTTCGGAGCTTGAAGCGAGCATTGTGGCGGATAATGCTCATGCGATGCAGCGCCAGCTTACTAACGCGTTAGATGGAGCATTGGCCGTTACTGTGAATGATATACGAAACAAGCTTGTTCTTGTGCCTGTTGTTTCAACTGGTCGCTTCTCGAAAGATATTATCGAAGATGAACTCTTGCAGCTACGTTCATTGCTGACTGATGATGATACAGAGGCTGTTGATCTTATTGAAGAGATTCAGCGTCATATGGGAGGAGCTCCTGAATTACAGGAACTTGTTCGTAATATGAATGAGATGGTTCATGATTATGATTTTGAAAGCGCGTTAGTGTTACTGAAAGAACTGGAAATAGGTGTCGAAAAGCTTTCCGCGTAG
- a CDS encoding SufB/SufD family protein, producing MKKLDLSQYRVEGATEAAIEDFNGFSAEDKERLLFAGIDVENPSDSGAFMHLNHSGVHCKTHREGLEVMDIKAALEKFDGLPDYYWQLVDKDKDEFTKAAHDNLHGGYFIRAKAGTKITEPVQSCLFIDKAGISQNVHNIVVVEEGAELHIISGCATAHGAKESAHLGISEFYVHKGGKLTFTMIHNWSEDTAVRPRSAGVLEEDAVFLSNYVLLKPVKDLQMYPKLTLKGENSVARFNSVIVAPEGSYIDCGNRIEMKAPNTRAEIIARTLTTGGTIINRGFIGAEAVPARGHLECKGLILGGGRIHAIPELDSDQDGVELSHEAAVGKIAQEEIEYLMARGLDEDEATSTIVRGFLNVDMEGLPKELQDAIEKQIDELDASDAM from the coding sequence ATGAAAAAATTAGATCTTTCCCAGTACCGCGTTGAAGGTGCTACAGAAGCAGCTATTGAAGATTTCAACGGCTTTTCTGCTGAAGATAAAGAACGTCTGTTATTTGCAGGTATTGATGTAGAAAACCCAAGCGATTCCGGCGCATTCATGCACCTGAACCACTCCGGTGTTCACTGCAAGACCCACCGCGAAGGTCTTGAAGTTATGGACATCAAAGCTGCTCTTGAAAAATTTGACGGCTTGCCAGACTACTACTGGCAGCTTGTTGATAAAGACAAAGACGAATTTACCAAAGCAGCGCACGACAACCTGCACGGCGGTTACTTTATCCGCGCGAAAGCAGGCACAAAAATTACTGAACCTGTTCAGTCTTGTCTGTTCATCGACAAAGCGGGCATCTCCCAGAACGTTCACAACATCGTTGTTGTTGAAGAAGGCGCAGAGCTTCACATTATCTCCGGTTGCGCCACTGCACACGGTGCTAAGGAATCTGCCCACCTCGGCATTTCCGAGTTCTACGTCCACAAAGGCGGCAAGCTTACCTTCACCATGATTCACAACTGGAGCGAAGACACAGCCGTACGTCCACGCTCAGCAGGTGTTCTGGAAGAAGACGCTGTATTCCTCAGCAACTACGTTCTGCTCAAGCCTGTAAAAGACTTACAGATGTACCCAAAACTTACCCTTAAAGGTGAAAACTCTGTTGCACGCTTCAACTCTGTAATCGTTGCACCAGAAGGTTCCTACATTGACTGCGGTAACCGCATCGAAATGAAGGCACCTAACACCCGCGCAGAAATCATCGCGCGCACTCTCACCACCGGTGGTACTATCATCAACCGTGGTTTCATTGGCGCAGAAGCTGTACCTGCTCGCGGTCACCTTGAGTGTAAAGGTCTTATCCTCGGCGGCGGTCGTATTCATGCAATTCCTGAACTTGATTCCGATCAGGACGGCGTTGAGCTTTCTCACGAAGCAGCTGTTGGCAAGATCGCTCAGGAAGAAATTGAATACCTCATGGCTCGCGGTCTTGATGAAGACGAAGCAACTTCCACCATCGTTCGCGGCTTCCTGAACGTAGACATGGAAGGTCTCCCGAAAGAGCTTCAGGATGCTATTGAAAAGCAGATTGATGAACTTGATGCAAGTGACGCAATGTAA
- a CDS encoding coiled-coil domain-containing protein — protein sequence MTRFVTTFFAVICTYMLCFNLPAYANEECINYAKPLATSARLLAKSIAATTESLVAINKRANDNEITSFNDLVESTQKRSEEMVRDLNEKQERIMERAESTTDYTLCKQDMQDELEDLKEATKEAKDLLIELKDSIKAMLDELKGAFFG from the coding sequence GTGACGAGATTTGTAACCACATTTTTTGCTGTCATCTGCACATACATGCTGTGCTTCAATCTTCCAGCATACGCAAACGAAGAGTGTATTAACTATGCAAAACCGCTGGCCACCTCTGCACGGCTGTTGGCAAAGTCCATAGCTGCAACAACCGAATCCCTTGTTGCTATTAACAAACGTGCAAACGACAACGAAATCACCTCTTTCAATGACCTTGTTGAGTCCACTCAAAAACGGTCTGAAGAAATGGTGCGCGATCTCAATGAAAAACAAGAACGCATCATGGAACGCGCTGAATCCACTACAGACTACACCTTGTGCAAACAGGATATGCAGGATGAACTTGAAGATTTGAAAGAAGCTACAAAGGAAGCAAAAGACCTGCTGATAGAGCTTAAAGATTCAATCAAGGCCATGCTTGACGAACTCAAAGGAGCATTCTTCGGATAA
- a CDS encoding ABC transporter ATP-binding protein: MLEIKNLHVNIGDKEVLKGIDLVIEDGETFILFGPNGSGKTTLLMTLMGFGNYTVTEGQIIYKGQDITYAPMYERARLGIGMSFQRPPTIHGLKTSHLVRMCGQGREVDVEGLAKKVNFSNFLERDINAGFSGGEIKRSELLQLMAQRPDLILFDEPESGVDLENMSLIGKTARNLLDGLEEGCTMKKAMHRSNTSGLIITHTGHILEYVNADRGQVMYNGKLCCEANPRDILDHISNHGYQECLRCLSAETGEILDLSSFNEAS; the protein is encoded by the coding sequence ATGCTTGAAATTAAAAACCTTCACGTTAACATCGGCGATAAAGAGGTTCTCAAAGGAATTGACCTCGTTATTGAAGACGGTGAAACGTTTATTCTGTTTGGCCCAAATGGCTCCGGTAAAACCACTCTGCTTATGACCCTTATGGGTTTTGGTAACTACACCGTTACCGAAGGGCAGATTATTTATAAGGGTCAGGACATTACATACGCACCTATGTATGAACGTGCCCGCCTTGGCATCGGCATGTCCTTCCAGCGCCCTCCTACAATTCACGGTCTCAAAACCAGCCACCTCGTCCGTATGTGCGGTCAGGGACGTGAAGTTGATGTTGAAGGCCTTGCGAAAAAGGTTAACTTCAGCAACTTCCTTGAGCGTGACATCAACGCAGGCTTCTCCGGCGGCGAAATCAAACGCTCCGAACTGCTTCAGCTGATGGCGCAACGTCCTGACCTGATCTTGTTTGACGAACCGGAATCCGGCGTTGACCTTGAAAACATGTCCCTCATCGGCAAGACTGCACGTAATCTGCTTGACGGTCTTGAAGAAGGCTGCACAATGAAAAAGGCAATGCATCGCTCCAACACTTCCGGTCTCATCATTACCCATACCGGTCACATTCTCGAATACGTGAATGCAGACCGAGGACAAGTAATGTACAACGGCAAGCTGTGCTGCGAAGCAAACCCACGCGACATTCTCGATCATATTTCCAACCACGGTTACCAGGAATGTCTGCGTTGTCTTTCCGCTGAAACCGGTGAGATCCTCGACCTTTCCAGCTTTAACGAGGCTTCCTAG
- a CDS encoding rhomboid family intramembrane serine protease, with protein MIPLHDSIPRVHTPYMLYAITTACSLIFVFEMLLPLPQLTEFFYLYGVVPARFTNPEWAARMHFPPDAGYVFLTHLFIHGGWMHILINMWFLWIFGDNIEDVMGPTRFLIFYLVCGAVATGINILFTPTSTIPVVGASGAVAGIMGAYFLLYPHARVLTLIPVIIIPFFFYLPALFFLLLWAGIQIVLGIASLTGHASSSVAWWAHIGGFLCGIILLPFFRKKNRCYYCKIPEGTPPVKPQLMTPKPREFPPPEE; from the coding sequence ATGATTCCACTCCATGATTCAATCCCCCGTGTCCACACGCCATACATGCTGTACGCAATCACGACAGCCTGTTCCCTTATTTTTGTATTTGAAATGCTCCTTCCGCTACCACAACTAACAGAATTTTTTTATTTATATGGTGTTGTTCCCGCGCGTTTTACGAATCCGGAGTGGGCAGCACGCATGCATTTCCCTCCTGATGCAGGCTATGTGTTTCTCACCCACCTCTTCATTCATGGCGGATGGATGCATATTCTTATTAACATGTGGTTTCTTTGGATTTTTGGTGACAACATTGAAGACGTTATGGGGCCGACACGTTTTCTAATCTTCTACCTTGTATGCGGGGCTGTCGCCACTGGAATCAACATTTTATTCACACCGACAAGCACAATTCCAGTTGTAGGCGCATCAGGTGCTGTTGCCGGCATTATGGGGGCATATTTCCTGCTTTACCCCCACGCCAGAGTGCTCACGCTCATTCCGGTTATAATTATCCCATTCTTTTTTTACCTTCCGGCGTTGTTCTTCTTATTATTATGGGCAGGTATACAAATAGTGCTTGGAATTGCGTCACTAACCGGACATGCCAGCAGCTCTGTTGCATGGTGGGCACACATTGGCGGTTTTTTATGTGGAATCATTCTCCTGCCATTTTTCCGTAAAAAAAACCGGTGCTACTATTGCAAAATCCCAGAGGGAACCCCACCGGTAAAACCACAGCTTATGACCCCAAAGCCAAGGGAGTTTCCGCCACCAGAAGAGTGA
- a CDS encoding NAD(P)-dependent alcohol dehydrogenase produces MSSHQQIMTVLVLYPEHEYEQRIAFEERPVPVPERGEVLVRVRATTIGGRDKELFAVEELGWRSKRRRAARGVITGYEFSGTVVTSGERFKEGDDVYGYTNFCKGGVTHAEFVCVSEHMISYKPVKLSHVQAATIPVGCMTSIQALQNLAGLKKRQRILLSGATGGVGMYAVQYAKLLGAQITAQGRSWHEHDLLRLGVESFIEYTREEILHSEEVFDVIFDVAGIWTLENMYSHLTSKGVYITTHPERDPLGIVSSFFTAKKSKYLYVSQGKSDVLENITALFDAEMLEPIVGSVSPFAEALNEFAPKDVKIAGRRVLTID; encoded by the coding sequence ATGTCATCTCACCAGCAGATCATGACTGTATTGGTATTGTACCCCGAACATGAGTATGAGCAGCGTATAGCTTTTGAAGAGCGCCCTGTACCTGTGCCAGAAAGAGGCGAGGTGCTTGTACGCGTCCGTGCTACCACTATTGGCGGGCGTGACAAGGAATTGTTTGCGGTGGAAGAGTTGGGCTGGCGCTCTAAAAGACGCCGTGCTGCACGGGGGGTAATTACTGGATATGAATTCTCCGGTACAGTGGTGACGAGTGGTGAGCGCTTCAAGGAAGGCGACGATGTTTATGGATACACCAATTTCTGTAAGGGAGGGGTGACCCATGCAGAGTTTGTTTGTGTATCTGAACATATGATCAGCTATAAACCTGTTAAGCTTAGCCACGTGCAGGCAGCTACAATTCCAGTAGGATGCATGACGTCCATCCAGGCGTTGCAGAATCTGGCTGGACTGAAGAAGCGGCAGCGCATTTTATTAAGCGGTGCTACTGGCGGTGTTGGCATGTATGCTGTGCAATATGCCAAGTTGCTGGGTGCTCAGATAACAGCGCAGGGGCGTTCATGGCATGAACACGACTTGCTGCGTTTAGGTGTAGAGTCTTTTATTGAATATACTCGAGAGGAAATACTTCATTCTGAAGAAGTCTTTGATGTTATCTTCGATGTGGCGGGCATTTGGACTCTTGAAAATATGTACTCGCACCTTACATCGAAAGGTGTTTACATTACAACCCACCCAGAGCGTGACCCCCTCGGGATTGTTTCTTCTTTCTTTACTGCAAAAAAATCCAAATACCTTTACGTGTCTCAGGGGAAAAGTGATGTCCTTGAGAATATTACGGCGCTTTTTGATGCAGAGATGTTGGAACCTATCGTAGGGAGCGTTTCACCATTTGCAGAGGCGTTAAATGAGTTTGCGCCGAAGGATGTTAAGATAGCCGGCCGCAGGGTACTTACCATTGATTGA
- a CDS encoding substrate-binding periplasmic protein, whose amino-acid sequence MKRFLLCLVMVLCGCLDIGSAKAESLIVGVMSADRPPYFWKDDSGGYRGLYIDLLNELTKETSIHFSYKALPMARIRLYMVAEKIDVEVGVAKRWRKEKAEVENSVYSIPFMKTELVFVMHSMPGNLGITRSTPADGMFCSILGFSVPKMAGEKDRQYVLSERQLLKMIDKKRCDYTVMQYNIFSHLMRENSYDLVASSSFKTYDVRLRLNKKHEWLLPRINEGLRRMKLNGRLASILKRYR is encoded by the coding sequence ATGAAACGTTTTTTACTGTGTCTTGTTATGGTGCTGTGCGGATGTTTGGACATTGGTAGTGCAAAGGCAGAATCGCTAATAGTGGGGGTGATGAGTGCCGACAGACCACCGTATTTCTGGAAAGATGATAGCGGAGGCTATCGGGGGCTGTATATAGATTTACTCAATGAGCTGACAAAAGAAACCAGTATTCATTTTTCATACAAAGCGTTGCCCATGGCACGTATTCGCTTGTATATGGTAGCGGAAAAAATTGACGTTGAAGTGGGTGTTGCAAAGCGATGGCGTAAAGAAAAAGCAGAAGTTGAAAATTCTGTGTATTCCATTCCGTTTATGAAAACGGAATTAGTTTTTGTAATGCATTCGATGCCCGGTAACCTTGGCATAACAAGGAGTACTCCTGCTGACGGGATGTTTTGTTCAATCCTTGGGTTCAGTGTTCCGAAAATGGCTGGTGAAAAAGATCGGCAGTATGTTCTTTCTGAGCGGCAATTGTTGAAAATGATCGATAAGAAACGCTGTGATTATACTGTCATGCAGTACAACATTTTTAGTCATTTGATGCGTGAAAACTCCTATGATCTAGTTGCTTCAAGCTCTTTTAAAACATATGATGTTCGGTTGCGGCTCAATAAAAAGCATGAGTGGCTTCTTCCGAGAATTAATGAAGGGTTGAGAAGAATGAAACTCAACGGACGGCTTGCCAGTATTCTCAAGCGCTATAGGTAG